TACTTCCCAGGGATACACAGCGAGTGAGTGGAGTCAGAATTCTCCCCTGTGTCTGATGCCCCTGTAATCAGTGAGCCACGCTGCCTTCCCCTCATGTCAGACCTTCACTGGAGCTGCTCCCACTTCCTGTGAGAGTCTGGCCGATGCCTCCAAGGGGCTGGGCCATGGCCTTGAACTCAATCATCCATTCAAGCACTCACCAGACTCTTCCCACAGCTTGTATGTTGTCAGTCATCCTCAAAGGGGTCCCCTTTTTGTTATCTTGGTACAACTCTTGTGGTTTGTGTCAGGTTGCTACTATTTTTCGGGGAAACGGAAGCAGATAAGCCAAAGAATGGATTCAAGTTTGTTACTGGACAGCTAACAGCTGCTGGGTTGAAGCTAGGAGGCTGCATTTGTGTTACTGCAGAAAGGGGATGGATGTGGGCGCATATTGCCCTGGTTCAAGtcctgtgactctgggcaagtcccTCCAAAcctttgaacttcagtttcctcatctgtaaaacgggaggataatatctacctcacagggctgcGGGGGATAATGTCTGGGGACGGGGTATGAACTTCAGTTCATAAACTCAtgtgtctacattttttttttgaagattttttttgatgtggacaattttctaaagtctttattgaatttgttacaatattgctcctgttttatgttttgttttcttgtcagCGAGGcccgtgggatcttagctccccaaccagggatcaaacccgcaccccctgcattggaaggcaaagtcttaaccattggactgccagggaagtccctacatttttttaaaaaatacataatcccttcatttatttatttatttacttatttttttttgtattttggctgctccatgccatgcagcatgtgggatggttccccaaccagggatctaacctgggcctctgcagtgaaagctctgaatcctaaccactaggccaccagggaactcccctacatattttttttctaatgtatgtATAGTTCAGCGTTTCAAATGCCATTTTGCTGAGTAACAAAAACTTCCCCATTTCCCCTTGGGATTTTATTTCTGTTCCAGGGGCTTTATTTGTGCCAAGGCATCTGAAGAAGGCTGCCCTGTCCCTGTTTTGACTGGAAATATAGAAACAGCCATATGCCATCTGACCCCTTGATGCCAAGATGCTGTGCTTCCCTCCCGTCCAAAAGGCCCCTTCGAATTTAGCATTTACTTTTTACTGGACACCCTTGCTGGACACCCAGGATTGTTCTGTGTCTTGATTCCTTGGGTCTCAGGCAGGACCCAGGGGGACTGCTGCAGCCCATCTGCCTGGAACTACTGAGAACTTCCAGTTAACTTTCTCTCCCTGGGGTCCTGCCACCTCTCCTGGTTCTGGAAGGGAATGTGGGCACAGAACCCCTCTGTTCTGGAATCCTGCACATCGACTTGGGGTTTCTGCTGTCCTCCTCCCACATCAAGGTTTGCCTGGGGAGAAGCAAGGCCATGAGACACTTCTCAGAACCCACTAGAACTATTTTCTCTTCAATTTCTCTTGGACCCTCACACTCCACCAACCCAACATGGGAAATTTTCTAGTCCTGGGGGCAGGAAACCTTGCTTCAATTCATCATGTATATGCTATTCTTAATGTCTCCTATGTCCCAAATTTTGAAATTGAAAAACCCAggctttgggaattccctgacagttcagtggttaggattcagcgctttcactgctgtggcctggattcaatccctggtgggggaactaagatactgtaAGCCGCagggtatggccaaaaaaaagggagagagagtgaaaaaagaaatagtatcttataactaaaacaaacaaacccccaaacaaacaaacaaaacaactcaggctttaaaaaaatttaacctacagtaaaattgactttttttggGTGTATAGTTCAATGAGTTTAACACATGAGTAGTTTTATTTAGCCACAATTATACAAtaatacagaacagttccatcatccCCTAAATACGCTCATGCTGCCCTTTTATAGTTACCCGCTCCCTCTTGCCCTGcaactggcaaccactgatctgttctctgtcACTGCTCTTTTGTCAGAGACCCAGGCTTTGTAGACTCAAAAgccttctctctgcttctgctgAAGTTGCCCTTCCTTGAAGCACAGGTACTGCTTGTTCCAGTGCCCTGAGCAGGGCAAGGGTCGTGGGGCATCAGGAAGCATGGACGGACACCCAGCTAACATTTCAGGACAGTGATTTCCGCATTGGCGACATCAATGCCTCCCCAGTGTGTCTGTCAGAAACTGGAGTTCATGCCCTTTTCTTCCTACGTATCAGATTGTGACTGTGTTTGGGAGCCTTTCCTGGTGTCATTCTGTGAATCAAGGGAGCCATTTTTATGTACTGAATTGAACTATGGTTTAAAGTAGACTGAAAAGGTGTTTCCCCTCTAATAAGTGGTTACTGTAAAGAAGAATGGGTTATTTACAGATCAAATAAGGAAGCTACCTCTTCTCTGTATATCCAGTGTTTGTGGTTCTCTGTATATCCACTTTATATTATTGCTAATGAACATGTGTTCACTGGCGAAAAATCTGGAGGATACAGAtgaactaaaaggaaaaattaacatcTGGAGTCCTGCcacttccctttttattttaataaatatctgtccagtccagtcaaaaaaaaaatgagatccaTTTCTAAAGGGcagagttcattttatttttcaagggaCTCTGAACTGTGCAAGGTCTGTTCTCCAGAACTTGGGGGTGGAATGCTGGTTCTCTTCCCTGGGAGTCAGAACTCTGTACGGAAGGGCATGGACGTTACAAGCACAAGTGGGCAGGGCCTGGAGCAAGCTTCTGAGTATTTGGGGCTGAATTTCTGCTTCAATTACCCCCCCACCCTGGACCCCAGTATCATTATAGAGGTCCATTGTGAAACGAGCTCCTCCAGGAGAAAACACAATGAGTCCACAGCTCTGTGAacctcaaaatgaaaagaaaacagaatgcgAGAAACCCAAGGAGGCCCCTTGAGAAAGGCACCCCTGGAAGGGTCAGAAGGAAGGCAGACAAAAGCTGCCTTCACAGGGACCAGGCAACCTCGTTGGAGGATGGGGCCCAGCCCTCCCGTGTTTGCTCTTTGAATCATGAGCCGGAAAACCCCTGTAAATTCAAGGCTGTCAAGGGGTATCATTCGTGTGAACATGGGTGTTTAGGGTTGCAAATCCCCAGTGAAGCATTTCGGATTAGGGAGTGTGAATTGAAAGATGGAGACATGAATATCTCTTGCCCTATTCTCATCTCTGAGCTGTTGACACTTCCTTGTTTGAGCTTGTCAATCTAGCGGAACGCAGATTTCATCATTTTCCTCTCAGTGCGGGGTTGTGGGTGGGATAGGGGTGTTAGAAGGAAGGGATGGAAGACTGAAGTGGGGATTCAGAGTGGTCAAGGctgtgggctctggagtctgGCCGCTTGAGTGCAGTCGACTTGGTCAtttcctggctctgtgaccttgcgCAAGtggctttccctctctgagcctcaggataGCAGTTTTGGACTTCATGGGGTTTCTGTGAGGATTTGATGAGATGCTGGATGCAAGCTCCTAACACCAAGCTTGGCACATGCAGAGTGCTTAGATGTATGTGCTActattattgtgtgtgtgtgtgtgtgtgtgtgtgtgtgtatttcctcttgatttcttagTATGCTGTCCCTTTCCTTGGGTGGAGGAGGGCAGGAATCTATATTTAAGAAGTGAGTAGTCATTAATCAAATAATTAACAATGAATTAAATGACTTTTAATAAGCATTTCCCATGGACCTAGCAGATGCTAAACATATTGCAAATGTCTTTTCATGTACTCCTACAAACATCCTGCATtgtaaatagcttttattttcaaaaaaattttttttgttaaagtATAACATACATAAGAAAAATGCACATAAGTGAATAGCTCAGTGAATCTTCACAAACTGAACACCCTCCCCATAagcagcacccagatcaagaaacagaatgttACCAGCCCTCCAGAAGGCCCTCCTACTACTTCCCGTCACTAACCCTCTCCCTGAGGGTAACCACCATCCTGACCTCTGACAGCATGGATTAGGTTTGCTGTGTTTGAGCCTCATATAGATGGGAGATGTGTGTTTCGGGGCCTGGCTTTGTTAGGTGTGTGAGATCCATCCACGTGGTTGTGTGGGTATAGGTTATTTTCACTACTGTAGAGCATTCCGCTGGTGACTATCCCACAAGATATTTATCCACTCTATTTACCCATtcttttgatgggcatttagggaGTTTTCACTCTGGGGCTATTATGACTGTGGATGCTATGAGCAATCTTGGACACGTCTTGCGGTGCCCATGTGCATGTATTTCTGTACCTAGGATCGGGACTGTGGGTCGGAGGGAGGAACATGTTGCCCTTCAGGAGATGCTGCCACCCAATTTTATAAAGTGGAGATGCGACTTATCTCCCTCCAGCAGTGTGAGGGTTCCTGCTGCCCCACGTCATGTAAGATTTCTATTCCCACTTTGCGGGGGAGGGAGACCAAAAGGTAAAGTGCCTTGTCCCCAATACAGCTAGGGAGTCATAAGACCAGGACTCACCCATTATTTAACCCTGGGTATTTGCTGAGCACACActtggtgtcaggcctgtgctagGGGCTGGAGGGTCATTGGTCACCCTGATGCACATGTCTATACCCTCCTGGAACTTCTCGTTGGGCTGAATCgaatttgaactcagatctgtTTGGTGCCAGTGTTTATACTTTACCACTCTGTCACCGTTCTTCTTCACTCCCTTGGAGCCCAGCAAAGTTCTGGGCACGtattaggtgctcagtaaacatgggTTGAATGAACAAGGGGATGGGAACTCTCAACAGGGCCCTCCCCGCATTGATGAGCACATCCATGGATGGCTATTGGCTGCAACttacaggaaaagaaagagtGTTTTCTCTGGCATTTCTGGGCTGATGAGCAAACCCAGGCATATCCTGGGTTTGGGATGGACCTTATCAGCCATCAGCCAAGTCTCAGGATGGACCTTCATCAGGTCTGACTTTTGGAACCCAAACCTCAGGGCCCAGGCAGAAGGACCTCTGTACCGTTCAGAGATAGAATTTATTGTGGAAGAGGACAGGATGTCCACAGGGTCTGTGGTAAAAGTGGGACATCGGAAGCCCCACTCTGAGGGAGACTTGTGGTCTCCAAATCTGGAATCTCCTTCTGATCATCAGTGGGCAGCTAGGGGGTGCTCAAGTCTGGCTCGTGGAAGGCTGGCTGGACTCAAAATTGGTTGAGTTCACGAGCAATAGCCTGCTCTGTAAGGAGAAGAGGCAGAATCAGTCACCAGGTGTCTGCCCTCTGACCCCCAGGTCCACACCGAAGGGGTCTGTCATCCATCCATGCTGACCAAGGCCTGGTGCCGGGAACATTCACATTAAAGCTCTTCAAATGATATCTAATTATTCAGTTCTTGTGTCTTCCACTCACTgtgagctccctgaaggcagggactCTATCTGTTTATCTGCAACTGCGATGGGGGTGGGCTTGGGTGTGTGGGAGGGCAGTGCTCCCTAAAGGATTGAGTGGAGATCTTGGGAGAAGCTCTGGTAACCTGGACGTTTGGGTGAATTGGCGGGGCACAGCCTGCTTGGTAGGGGTGCCCTCTGCTGTCCCGGCTCTCTCGGGGGATAGTGAAGGTCATGGTCATATGGTCACCTCTGAGTGTCCTCAGAGCACATGCAGACACCCCTCAGCAGGCCTCAGTGAGAGCTGCAGCAGGGGCACCTCTTCTGGCCATTTGCCCGTCCTGAGTCCTCCCCCCGGAGGGACACAGGTGCTCACTCACCCATGAGGCTTTTCAACAGTTTCACATCCAGCTGCCTGAGGATTTCATCGATCAGAGGACATTCCTGGGCCACCAACACAGAGAGAAGGGTCAGACCAGGGAGtgggaaaagaaaactggagggGCCGTGGCTGGAAGCCACGGGATTTCCACAAGGAATCATGGCAAGTGTGGCTCCCTTGTACTGAACGCCGACTACCCACCAGGTGCTATGCACAGCACTTCCATGCTTTGCCCCCTGAATCCTTGAGACTCTCTGTGCAGTGGGGACTGCGATGGTTCCCAtgctacagatggggaaactgaggctcagggaggctaagtcacttgcccaaggacacacagtcaGTAGATGGCAAAATTGAACATCTTAATTGAGATTTCTCAGGTTCTAAAGCCCAATTCTTCGCTGAAACGTCAATGTATATGCCCTGACCCTCGGACTCAAGAATGCCCAAGGTGAAACTACTTTTCTGAAACTTACCTGACTTTCTATCAGGTGTGGGATAActttttccaggttgtctctgaGGTTGTGGAAAAAATGTTTCACCTTTGGTGGGATATCTCTAGAAAGAGAGATAGATGTACAGAACAGAACAGATAAATACAGACAATACTGATGTCAGGTGCTGTGTGTGGAGAACATCTCACACagccatttaatcctcagagaGCCCCGCATGAGAGGCATCATTGTAAGCAATAGTCAAAGGCgcagctcagagaggtgatgtgccttgcccaaggtcacacagctagttaagtgCTGATCAGTTTAGAACCAGGTCAGTAACTACAGTCCACAGTCTTCTTCGTGGACGTCTGGCATGATCTAGGCATTCAGTGAATgtctgatgaataaatgaatggacttCCACTGATGACCTAGTTGCTTTCAGCATTCTGGAATTACAGAGAGAGATCAGACACAAATCTTGCCCTTGAGGGGCTCAGTCTGTTGGGGTTGACACACTTGGTCAGCTAGTCTACAGATCTTTATTTAAGTCTATTTTTCTCTAtcttgttcactactgtatcccTAGCATCAAGTATgttgtgcctagcacatagtaggttctcagcaaatatttgttgaatgaatgagtgatgagGAGGAGCtttaaagaaggaaggaggggcgTCCAAGCATAAGggtcagcatgtgcaaaggcaccgTGGTATGAAAATGTATGGCATATTGATGGAGGGGGGTTCTTCAGAGAGACTTGAGGGCAAAGGGCTGCAGAGTGGGGTAGGGGACAGGACAAGTAGGGCCTTGAGTGACATCCAGGAGTTTGCTCTTCATCCAGAGGGCATTGGAGAACCATTGGAGTGTCTGGAGCAGGGGCTGGGTGACATGGCTAGATTTCTGCTGCAGGGGGAGAACAGAGTGAAAGCGGTGAGGTCTGAGTCAGGGAAAGTTGGAGGAGGCTCCCACAATGGTCCAGGAAGTGGACGATGAGCCCAGTCAGTGgctgtggggatggagagaaagggAGCAGGTGAGGGTTGCCAGGAGGTCACTGATGGGACCTGTGGACGATGGGCTGTGGGGAGTGAGGAGGAGGAGTCTGGCTTCTGGGAGGGTGGCAGTGCCATCTCTGGGATGGGGATGCAGGAGGAGGAACAGATCCTGGGGAAGGGGTGAGATCTGTTTGGGGCTCACCCAGGAGGTGGTGGAGACCTGCGGCTGCAGCCAGGGCCAGTCAGGAAGgggcccagccctggggaggggcggCTGGGATCTTACTCAGTGAGGACAGTCATGCGGACGCTGCTGGGATCCACGCGGCAGTTGCCTATCACCAGATCCCTCCGGCCAAACTCATCTTTCTCCAGCCAGAACTCCACAGCGAGGTTCATGCGTGCGTGTGTCTTTATGATCTGGTTATTGAAGGGCCTGGGGacaagagagaggaggaggggggaggggcaagagacagagaaagaacagaaggaggaagaagcagcCAACACGGAGAGTGGCTCTTTCAACACACCAGCGCAGTGGGGTTCCACGTTGCCTGGATGTTAAATTCTGTGGTCAGCGATTAAGGAGAAAAACAGTACTAGCCAGAGTGCCTTCTGAAAATCCTTTAAATAGACCAGATTAGGGGGCCTtcggaaatttaaaaattgagagttAATCTTATTCTAAAAACCTTTACCATTTAGTGGAGCCCTCCCAGAGGCAGTGGATGTTAAAGGGTAGTCTAAACCGGAGGAGGGAAGGGTGATGCGATCATTAaagtgtttctctttttaaaatcattgtaGGGAACTCACATAAGTTTAAATGAGCAAATGACCTGCCTCCACTGACCAGTGATCGCCATCCACATTTCagctgaagaaaccaaggctcagagatgtgaagtgactggcccaaggttacacagcaagTGAGTTCGGAAACCAGGAATTGAAACCAGTTTGCAGCGGAAAGATCTGGGTTCCCCAAATTGCCAAAATCCATCCCCCTGCCCCGACTCCCAGGTTCCCAGTGAAGAGGAACAGTGCCCTTCAGGCCCCGCTTCTGTATGACTTACAGTCTCGAGTCAATGTCAAATTCAAGTGAGATGTTTGCCAAGAACCACTCATTATGGAAAGACATCCAGATCCCACCATAGTCCAGCTGAATGTTGGTGATGTTGGCGCTGCACAAGGAAAGAGCAAAGACCCCCACAAGGGTGAAGGGCCTCAGACCTCAAGGCCTTGGGCGTTACAGACAAGGCTGGCCTGTCTCCTAGCAGTCGGATTTGGAGTCAGAGCCTTTCACAGATGCTCTGAGGGCAAGAGCTCCCTGCAGGAGCCCTGGGGTTACAAGCTGTCCCCGAGTGCCCCCGAATAGCTCCACACAACTGACTTgtgaaacccacagccaactgcAGACCCAGCCCCTGGGCCCGTTCTCAGAGCCAGCCTCCCGCTCTCAGTGGATAGCCCCACCACCTGCCCAGGGGCCTAGACCCAAACCGTGGCAGCTGTCTTCAACTTCTCTTCATCCCTCACCGCCACATTCCACTCAGTAGCAAATCATGTTGGTTCTGCTTGCAAAATATATCCTGAAATGGGCCACTTCCCATCACTCTGTTGCTTTCGTCTGGTCCAGGTCACCATCACTTCTTGCCTGGAGATGCTCTAGTTTCTCTCTGGGCTCCAGGCCACGATCTTGGCCTCTCCACAAACCATCTCCATGTGGCAGCCAGAGGGGCCTTAACACTCCCCTATCACTCAGTGTTCTCCACTGGTTTCTCACTGCTCTTGCAATAAAATCTGAACTCCACATCACAGCCCCTCAGATCTGCAGGGTCTGGCCTCACCTGCCTCTGCAGCCCCATCTCCTACCACCCTCCCCTTGCTCACCCAGCCACACAGgactttttctcttcctcaaatGCATCAATCTccttcctacctcagggcctttgcactcactGTGCTCCCATGACCTCATGTCACTCACCTCCTTCTCTTCATTCATATTTCTACTTAAGGGTTAGGAAGGTCCCCCGATCAGCCCTCTCACTCTCACCCTTGACCTGGTTAAATTTGTCTTCGTGTTATATCCCTCCATCTGAAATTAGTTATTTACTTTCGTGGCCTATCTCACTAACTAGGATGTAAGATCCAAAAGGGCAGGGACTGTAGGTCTATGTAGAGCTGCATTCCCAGTACCCAGCCCAGGtgctggtacacagtaggtgctcaatgaataacTGTAATAATtgttaaaggaatgaatgaagggaAGTGATTGTGGCTgcacacagcaagggaaaccctGCTGGTGAGTCCTGGTGCTCATTAAAGTGGAAGGAATGAGGGATGCAAATCAGAGAGAAGGTAGGTCAAGGGCACAGCAGGCTGGGATCATGGTGTTACATTTGAGCAGCTTTGAGACCAGGCAGCTGGGGAGGCCTGCATCCATTGAGAGGAAGGGGggaaaatggaggtggaggacaGGCCCAGTTCTGCGAGGCTAATTATACCAAGGGCTATGCATCCACTATGTGCCACAGGGAAAGCTCCTAACAGCTCCAGGACGCAGGGATGATTACGCCCATTTCATTGAGGAGGACTCAAGGCTGAAGCTCAGGGAGCTCAAAtgccttgcccagagtcacacagctttcAAGCAAGAGTGAGGTTCATATGTCTGACTCTAGTCCTGGGTTCCTTTGGCACCCCAGATGTTTATCCAGGCTGTGCTCTGggtacccattttatagatgaggccagAGTGGCCCAGCAATTTCCCCAAAGttggtggcagagtcaggatttaaatGCAGAAACTTTTGCTTCCCAAACCTTCACCTTTATTTATTCTGCTGTGCTGCCTCTCCCAGTGACCCTTTGTACTGGGCCCCCTACTCATCCTTGTGTTGGGTCTGACATCTCCTTCCaatcttccctcctttccccttcacaggcCTTGTACTGCCATGCCCTCAGCTCTGCCCTCTTACTCAGAGCTTTATCAGGAGTCCCAGGGCCAGTGATGGGGTTCAAGATCTCACCTGCCTTCTTGATGCTGCTGAAGGCTCACGCTGCCAATTAGCCAGTCCACCATCCCCGAAGCCATCTGCCTGGAGGCATTCAGACTGTCCAGGAAGCGGATGTTCTGGATTTGGCGCTCTGTATTGTGCTTCATGAGGCCCTGGGCAATAACTGGAAATGGATATGGGACCAGTGACATTGCACGATGCCCTGGCAAAGGTGGGGGGTTTGGAGCCAGGAGGCCCAGGTTGCAGGCTGGCACACCGGCTTCTTGCTGAGTGATTGGTGTGtcatccccctgcccccaccactgAGATCCACATTCTTCATCCGTGAAATGATGCTTTGCAGTGCTGGTGTGACACATTTGCAGAGGGTCTGGCAGGCAATAGCTGCTCAAGAGAGATATTATGGTTGAAAATTTGCTCAGTGCTGTATCTCTGAATCTGGAACACAGAGCCTAACATACAGGATCTAGATCACAGTAAATGTTGGTTGAAGAGAAAAAGAGGTGAGCAAATAAGGAGAGAATAAATGGAAATCCTCCCCCACCATGCTCGGAATAAACTGCAGGGCTGGGTGGAGCTACCAGTGGAAAAGAATGAATTCCAAAAAGGAGGGAAATTTGAAAAGCTATTGACTTGCATGAAGTCCTAGCTCTCTGGGCCCTAGACCCCAGCTGCCCAGGTTGGGGGCCCAGTTCTGACAAACCTCAGAGCTCACCTCAGGACACATTTATTGCACTGACTCAACCCTCTAGGTGTTCAGGCCCCACACTGAGAACTATGTATTACTGCAGAGCCACAGAAGCCATTGTGACACCTCACCCTTATCCTCCAGGGCCAGCCCCCAGACCCCCTTTCAGCACCCCATGTTTCTGCTGCCTACAAACAAGAAAGTGtctctggggcttccccggtggtgcagtggttgggagtccgcccaccaatgcaggggacacaggttcgagtcccggtccaggaagatctcacatgccgcggagcaaccaggcctgtgcaccacaactactcaagcccacgcacccagagcccgtgctccgcaacgggggaagacgctgcaatgagaagcccgcgcaccgggacaaagagtagccccggctcaccgcaactggagaaagcccgcgcacagcaacaaagacccaatgcagccaaaaataaataagtaaaatttaaaaattaaaaaaaaaaaaaaagaaagtgtctctGGAGTcatagatctgggttcaaatcctagctctgccacctccctgagtcttgatttcctcatctgtgtaataGGGCAGTAATAATACCCATCTCATAGGATACTTACTAGGAATATTGAGACATTTAGCCAAaggatatttactgagcatctactgggTATCAGGCTCAGTGCTGGGCACTAAACACACAAACCATTTTTCTATCTAGTAGGAGAACATACAGTAAAGAAATAGTTTCAAGGATGGAGTGAAACTATAGGTATGCCTAGAACTCTTAGTAGTTCTTGGTTAATGATGACAGTAGCACTTGGGAATCTGTGAGCAGCAGACACTAGTAGTTGCCAGTCCAgtatcaatccatccatccatctgtccatccatccatcctcccatctattctccatctatctgtctatccaatatccatccatcaatccatccatctacccatccacctttccatccatccatccactcatccgtACATCCTCCCATCCATCCTCTTATCCACCCACTCTCCCATCCACCCATTCGTCCTATTCTTCCCATCTGACCCCTGTTTTGATTCAGACACTCTcttcaattcctggtccagatGAGGCTGTTGATTATCATTGCATGGTGACTCTTACAGGTACAAAGTTCGCATATGATCCAAGTTGGTTCTATCAGACTAAACAGAAGACCCTATGCTTCATGTTTGAGGGGaaggtttctttctctttctc
This DNA window, taken from Balaenoptera ricei isolate mBalRic1 chromosome 15, mBalRic1.hap2, whole genome shotgun sequence, encodes the following:
- the BPIFA3 gene encoding BPI fold-containing family A member 3 translates to MHSLWRLLVLLSSLALPLALHKQHWPGLAKTHTDSKSGLARIIAQGLMKHNTERQIQNIRFLDSLNASRQMASGMVDWLIGSVSLQQHQEGSANITNIQLDYGGIWMSFHNEWFLANISLEFDIDSRLPFNNQIIKTHARMNLAVEFWLEKDEFGRRDLVIGNCRVDPSSVRMTVLTEDIPPKVKHFFHNLRDNLEKVIPHLIESQECPLIDEILRQLDVKLLKSLMEQAIARELNQF